One Tamandua tetradactyla isolate mTamTet1 chromosome 19, mTamTet1.pri, whole genome shotgun sequence genomic region harbors:
- the RBPJ gene encoding recombining binding protein suppressor of hairless isoform X4, whose translation MAPVVTGKLGERPPPKRLTREAMRNYLKERGDQTVLILHAKVAQKSYGNEKRFFCPPPCVYLMGSGWKKKKEQMERDGCSEQESQPCAFIGIGNSDQEMQQLNLEGKNYCTAKTLYISDSDKRKHFMLSVKMFYGNSDDIGVFLSKRIKVISKPSKKKQSLKNADLCIASGTKVALFNRLRSQTVSTRYLHVEGGNFHASSQQWGAFYIHLLDDDESEGEEFTVRDGYIHYGQTVKLVCSVTGMALPRLIIRKVDKQTALLDADDPVSQLHKCAFYLKDTERMYLCLSQERIIQFQATPCPKEPNKEMINDGASWTIISTDKAEYTFYEGMGPVLAPVTPVPVVESLQLNGGGDVAMLELTGQNFTPNLRVWFGDVEAETMYRCGESMLCVVPDISAFREGWRWVRQPVQVPVTLVRNDGIIYSTSLTFTYTPEPGPRPHCSAAGAILRANSSQVSPNESNTNSEGSYTNVSTNSTSVTSSTATVVS comes from the exons gGAAGCTATGCGAAATTATTTAAAAGAGCGAGGGGATCAGACAGTACTAATTCTTCATGCAAAAGTTGCACAGAAgtcatatggaaatgaaaaaag GTTTTTTTGCCCTCCTCCATGTGTGTATCTTATGGGCAGTgggtggaagaaaaaaaaagaacaaatggaacgCGATGGTTGTTCTGAACAAGAATCTCAACCATGTGCATTTATCGGAATAGGAAATAGTGATCAAGAAATGCAGCAGCTGAACTTAGAAGGAAAG aaCTATTGCACAGCCAAAACATTGTACATATCTGATTCAGACAAGAGAAAGCACTTCATGTTGTCTGTAAAGATGTTCTATGGTAACAGTGATGACATTGGTGTGTTCCTCAGCAAGCGGATCAAAGTCATCTCCAAACCTTCAAAAAAGAAGCAGTCATTGAAAAACGCTGACT TGTGCATTGCATCAGGAACAAAGGTGGCTCTGTTTAATCGACTTAGATCCCAGACAGTTAGTACCAGATACTTGCATGTAGAAGGAGGTAATTTCCATGCCAGTTCCCAGCAGTGGGGAGCATTTTACATCCATCTCT TGGATGATGATGAATCAGAAGGAGAAGAATTCACAGTGCGTGATGGCTACATCCATTATGGGCAAACGGTCAAACTTGTGTGTTCAGTTACTGGCATGGCACTCCCAAGATTG ATAATTAGGAAAGTTGATAAGCAGACTGCATTACTGGATGCAGATGATCCTGTGTCACAACTCCATAAATGTGCATTTTACCTTAAGGATACAGAAAGAATGTATTTGTGCCTTTCTCAAGAAAGAATAATCCAGTTTCAG GCCACTCCATGCCCAAAAGAACCAAATAAAGAGATGATAAATGATGGCGCTTCTTGGACAATCATTAGTACAGATAAggcagaatatacattttatgagGGAATGGGTCCTGTCCTTGCCCCCGTCACACCTGTGCCTGTCGTAGAAAGTCTTCAG TTGAATGGCGGTGGGGATGTAGCAATGCTTGAACTTACGGGACAGAATTTCACTCCAAATTTACGAGTGTGGTTTGGGGATGTAGAAGCTGAAACTATGTACAG ATGTGGAGAGAGTATGCTATGTGTTGTCCCAGACATTTCTGCATTCCGAGAAGGTTGGAGATGGGTCCGGCAGCCAGTCCAGGTTCCAGTAACTTTGGTTCGTAATGATGGAATCATTTATTCCACCAGTCTTACTTTTACCTACACACCAGAACCAGGACCACGGCCACACTGCAGTGCAGCCGGAGCAATCCTTCGAGCCAATTCAAGCCAAGTATCCCCAAATGAATCAAACACAAACAGCGAGGGAAGTTACACAAATGTCAGCACAAATTCAACCAGTGTCACATCATCTACAGCAACAGTGGTGTCCTAA
- the RBPJ gene encoding recombining binding protein suppressor of hairless isoform X5 yields the protein MAWIKRKLGERPPPKRLTREAMRNYLKERGDQTVLILHAKVAQKSYGNEKRFFCPPPCVYLMGSGWKKKKEQMERDGCSEQESQPCAFIGIGNSDQEMQQLNLEGKNYCTAKTLYISDSDKRKHFMLSVKMFYGNSDDIGVFLSKRIKVISKPSKKKQSLKNADLCIASGTKVALFNRLRSQTVSTRYLHVEGGNFHASSQQWGAFYIHLLDDDESEGEEFTVRDGYIHYGQTVKLVCSVTGMALPRLIIRKVDKQTALLDADDPVSQLHKCAFYLKDTERMYLCLSQERIIQFQATPCPKEPNKEMINDGASWTIISTDKAEYTFYEGMGPVLAPVTPVPVVESLQLNGGGDVAMLELTGQNFTPNLRVWFGDVEAETMYRCGESMLCVVPDISAFREGWRWVRQPVQVPVTLVRNDGIIYSTSLTFTYTPEPGPRPHCSAAGAILRANSSQVSPNESNTNSEGSYTNVSTNSTSVTSSTATVVS from the exons gGAAGCTATGCGAAATTATTTAAAAGAGCGAGGGGATCAGACAGTACTAATTCTTCATGCAAAAGTTGCACAGAAgtcatatggaaatgaaaaaag GTTTTTTTGCCCTCCTCCATGTGTGTATCTTATGGGCAGTgggtggaagaaaaaaaaagaacaaatggaacgCGATGGTTGTTCTGAACAAGAATCTCAACCATGTGCATTTATCGGAATAGGAAATAGTGATCAAGAAATGCAGCAGCTGAACTTAGAAGGAAAG aaCTATTGCACAGCCAAAACATTGTACATATCTGATTCAGACAAGAGAAAGCACTTCATGTTGTCTGTAAAGATGTTCTATGGTAACAGTGATGACATTGGTGTGTTCCTCAGCAAGCGGATCAAAGTCATCTCCAAACCTTCAAAAAAGAAGCAGTCATTGAAAAACGCTGACT TGTGCATTGCATCAGGAACAAAGGTGGCTCTGTTTAATCGACTTAGATCCCAGACAGTTAGTACCAGATACTTGCATGTAGAAGGAGGTAATTTCCATGCCAGTTCCCAGCAGTGGGGAGCATTTTACATCCATCTCT TGGATGATGATGAATCAGAAGGAGAAGAATTCACAGTGCGTGATGGCTACATCCATTATGGGCAAACGGTCAAACTTGTGTGTTCAGTTACTGGCATGGCACTCCCAAGATTG ATAATTAGGAAAGTTGATAAGCAGACTGCATTACTGGATGCAGATGATCCTGTGTCACAACTCCATAAATGTGCATTTTACCTTAAGGATACAGAAAGAATGTATTTGTGCCTTTCTCAAGAAAGAATAATCCAGTTTCAG GCCACTCCATGCCCAAAAGAACCAAATAAAGAGATGATAAATGATGGCGCTTCTTGGACAATCATTAGTACAGATAAggcagaatatacattttatgagGGAATGGGTCCTGTCCTTGCCCCCGTCACACCTGTGCCTGTCGTAGAAAGTCTTCAG TTGAATGGCGGTGGGGATGTAGCAATGCTTGAACTTACGGGACAGAATTTCACTCCAAATTTACGAGTGTGGTTTGGGGATGTAGAAGCTGAAACTATGTACAG ATGTGGAGAGAGTATGCTATGTGTTGTCCCAGACATTTCTGCATTCCGAGAAGGTTGGAGATGGGTCCGGCAGCCAGTCCAGGTTCCAGTAACTTTGGTTCGTAATGATGGAATCATTTATTCCACCAGTCTTACTTTTACCTACACACCAGAACCAGGACCACGGCCACACTGCAGTGCAGCCGGAGCAATCCTTCGAGCCAATTCAAGCCAAGTATCCCCAAATGAATCAAACACAAACAGCGAGGGAAGTTACACAAATGTCAGCACAAATTCAACCAGTGTCACATCATCTACAGCAACAGTGGTGTCCTAA
- the RBPJ gene encoding recombining binding protein suppressor of hairless isoform X2, producing MDHTEGSPAEEPPAHAPLLGKLGERPPPKRLTREAMRNYLKERGDQTVLILHAKVAQKSYGNEKRFFCPPPCVYLMGSGWKKKKEQMERDGCSEQESQPCAFIGIGNSDQEMQQLNLEGKNYCTAKTLYISDSDKRKHFMLSVKMFYGNSDDIGVFLSKRIKVISKPSKKKQSLKNADLCIASGTKVALFNRLRSQTVSTRYLHVEGGNFHASSQQWGAFYIHLLDDDESEGEEFTVRDGYIHYGQTVKLVCSVTGMALPRLIIRKVDKQTALLDADDPVSQLHKCAFYLKDTERMYLCLSQERIIQFQATPCPKEPNKEMINDGASWTIISTDKAEYTFYEGMGPVLAPVTPVPVVESLQLNGGGDVAMLELTGQNFTPNLRVWFGDVEAETMYRCGESMLCVVPDISAFREGWRWVRQPVQVPVTLVRNDGIIYSTSLTFTYTPEPGPRPHCSAAGAILRANSSQVSPNESNTNSEGSYTNVSTNSTSVTSSTATVVS from the exons gGAAGCTATGCGAAATTATTTAAAAGAGCGAGGGGATCAGACAGTACTAATTCTTCATGCAAAAGTTGCACAGAAgtcatatggaaatgaaaaaag GTTTTTTTGCCCTCCTCCATGTGTGTATCTTATGGGCAGTgggtggaagaaaaaaaaagaacaaatggaacgCGATGGTTGTTCTGAACAAGAATCTCAACCATGTGCATTTATCGGAATAGGAAATAGTGATCAAGAAATGCAGCAGCTGAACTTAGAAGGAAAG aaCTATTGCACAGCCAAAACATTGTACATATCTGATTCAGACAAGAGAAAGCACTTCATGTTGTCTGTAAAGATGTTCTATGGTAACAGTGATGACATTGGTGTGTTCCTCAGCAAGCGGATCAAAGTCATCTCCAAACCTTCAAAAAAGAAGCAGTCATTGAAAAACGCTGACT TGTGCATTGCATCAGGAACAAAGGTGGCTCTGTTTAATCGACTTAGATCCCAGACAGTTAGTACCAGATACTTGCATGTAGAAGGAGGTAATTTCCATGCCAGTTCCCAGCAGTGGGGAGCATTTTACATCCATCTCT TGGATGATGATGAATCAGAAGGAGAAGAATTCACAGTGCGTGATGGCTACATCCATTATGGGCAAACGGTCAAACTTGTGTGTTCAGTTACTGGCATGGCACTCCCAAGATTG ATAATTAGGAAAGTTGATAAGCAGACTGCATTACTGGATGCAGATGATCCTGTGTCACAACTCCATAAATGTGCATTTTACCTTAAGGATACAGAAAGAATGTATTTGTGCCTTTCTCAAGAAAGAATAATCCAGTTTCAG GCCACTCCATGCCCAAAAGAACCAAATAAAGAGATGATAAATGATGGCGCTTCTTGGACAATCATTAGTACAGATAAggcagaatatacattttatgagGGAATGGGTCCTGTCCTTGCCCCCGTCACACCTGTGCCTGTCGTAGAAAGTCTTCAG TTGAATGGCGGTGGGGATGTAGCAATGCTTGAACTTACGGGACAGAATTTCACTCCAAATTTACGAGTGTGGTTTGGGGATGTAGAAGCTGAAACTATGTACAG ATGTGGAGAGAGTATGCTATGTGTTGTCCCAGACATTTCTGCATTCCGAGAAGGTTGGAGATGGGTCCGGCAGCCAGTCCAGGTTCCAGTAACTTTGGTTCGTAATGATGGAATCATTTATTCCACCAGTCTTACTTTTACCTACACACCAGAACCAGGACCACGGCCACACTGCAGTGCAGCCGGAGCAATCCTTCGAGCCAATTCAAGCCAAGTATCCCCAAATGAATCAAACACAAACAGCGAGGGAAGTTACACAAATGTCAGCACAAATTCAACCAGTGTCACATCATCTACAGCAACAGTGGTGTCCTAA
- the RBPJ gene encoding recombining binding protein suppressor of hairless isoform X6, whose protein sequence is MRNYLKERGDQTVLILHAKVAQKSYGNEKRFFCPPPCVYLMGSGWKKKKEQMERDGCSEQESQPCAFIGIGNSDQEMQQLNLEGKNYCTAKTLYISDSDKRKHFMLSVKMFYGNSDDIGVFLSKRIKVISKPSKKKQSLKNADLCIASGTKVALFNRLRSQTVSTRYLHVEGGNFHASSQQWGAFYIHLLDDDESEGEEFTVRDGYIHYGQTVKLVCSVTGMALPRLIIRKVDKQTALLDADDPVSQLHKCAFYLKDTERMYLCLSQERIIQFQATPCPKEPNKEMINDGASWTIISTDKAEYTFYEGMGPVLAPVTPVPVVESLQLNGGGDVAMLELTGQNFTPNLRVWFGDVEAETMYRCGESMLCVVPDISAFREGWRWVRQPVQVPVTLVRNDGIIYSTSLTFTYTPEPGPRPHCSAAGAILRANSSQVSPNESNTNSEGSYTNVSTNSTSVTSSTATVVS, encoded by the exons ATGCGAAATTATTTAAAAGAGCGAGGGGATCAGACAGTACTAATTCTTCATGCAAAAGTTGCACAGAAgtcatatggaaatgaaaaaag GTTTTTTTGCCCTCCTCCATGTGTGTATCTTATGGGCAGTgggtggaagaaaaaaaaagaacaaatggaacgCGATGGTTGTTCTGAACAAGAATCTCAACCATGTGCATTTATCGGAATAGGAAATAGTGATCAAGAAATGCAGCAGCTGAACTTAGAAGGAAAG aaCTATTGCACAGCCAAAACATTGTACATATCTGATTCAGACAAGAGAAAGCACTTCATGTTGTCTGTAAAGATGTTCTATGGTAACAGTGATGACATTGGTGTGTTCCTCAGCAAGCGGATCAAAGTCATCTCCAAACCTTCAAAAAAGAAGCAGTCATTGAAAAACGCTGACT TGTGCATTGCATCAGGAACAAAGGTGGCTCTGTTTAATCGACTTAGATCCCAGACAGTTAGTACCAGATACTTGCATGTAGAAGGAGGTAATTTCCATGCCAGTTCCCAGCAGTGGGGAGCATTTTACATCCATCTCT TGGATGATGATGAATCAGAAGGAGAAGAATTCACAGTGCGTGATGGCTACATCCATTATGGGCAAACGGTCAAACTTGTGTGTTCAGTTACTGGCATGGCACTCCCAAGATTG ATAATTAGGAAAGTTGATAAGCAGACTGCATTACTGGATGCAGATGATCCTGTGTCACAACTCCATAAATGTGCATTTTACCTTAAGGATACAGAAAGAATGTATTTGTGCCTTTCTCAAGAAAGAATAATCCAGTTTCAG GCCACTCCATGCCCAAAAGAACCAAATAAAGAGATGATAAATGATGGCGCTTCTTGGACAATCATTAGTACAGATAAggcagaatatacattttatgagGGAATGGGTCCTGTCCTTGCCCCCGTCACACCTGTGCCTGTCGTAGAAAGTCTTCAG TTGAATGGCGGTGGGGATGTAGCAATGCTTGAACTTACGGGACAGAATTTCACTCCAAATTTACGAGTGTGGTTTGGGGATGTAGAAGCTGAAACTATGTACAG ATGTGGAGAGAGTATGCTATGTGTTGTCCCAGACATTTCTGCATTCCGAGAAGGTTGGAGATGGGTCCGGCAGCCAGTCCAGGTTCCAGTAACTTTGGTTCGTAATGATGGAATCATTTATTCCACCAGTCTTACTTTTACCTACACACCAGAACCAGGACCACGGCCACACTGCAGTGCAGCCGGAGCAATCCTTCGAGCCAATTCAAGCCAAGTATCCCCAAATGAATCAAACACAAACAGCGAGGGAAGTTACACAAATGTCAGCACAAATTCAACCAGTGTCACATCATCTACAGCAACAGTGGTGTCCTAA
- the RBPJ gene encoding recombining binding protein suppressor of hairless isoform X3, whose translation MIGLLYPALLRKLGERPPPKRLTREAMRNYLKERGDQTVLILHAKVAQKSYGNEKRFFCPPPCVYLMGSGWKKKKEQMERDGCSEQESQPCAFIGIGNSDQEMQQLNLEGKNYCTAKTLYISDSDKRKHFMLSVKMFYGNSDDIGVFLSKRIKVISKPSKKKQSLKNADLCIASGTKVALFNRLRSQTVSTRYLHVEGGNFHASSQQWGAFYIHLLDDDESEGEEFTVRDGYIHYGQTVKLVCSVTGMALPRLIIRKVDKQTALLDADDPVSQLHKCAFYLKDTERMYLCLSQERIIQFQATPCPKEPNKEMINDGASWTIISTDKAEYTFYEGMGPVLAPVTPVPVVESLQLNGGGDVAMLELTGQNFTPNLRVWFGDVEAETMYRCGESMLCVVPDISAFREGWRWVRQPVQVPVTLVRNDGIIYSTSLTFTYTPEPGPRPHCSAAGAILRANSSQVSPNESNTNSEGSYTNVSTNSTSVTSSTATVVS comes from the exons gGAAGCTATGCGAAATTATTTAAAAGAGCGAGGGGATCAGACAGTACTAATTCTTCATGCAAAAGTTGCACAGAAgtcatatggaaatgaaaaaag GTTTTTTTGCCCTCCTCCATGTGTGTATCTTATGGGCAGTgggtggaagaaaaaaaaagaacaaatggaacgCGATGGTTGTTCTGAACAAGAATCTCAACCATGTGCATTTATCGGAATAGGAAATAGTGATCAAGAAATGCAGCAGCTGAACTTAGAAGGAAAG aaCTATTGCACAGCCAAAACATTGTACATATCTGATTCAGACAAGAGAAAGCACTTCATGTTGTCTGTAAAGATGTTCTATGGTAACAGTGATGACATTGGTGTGTTCCTCAGCAAGCGGATCAAAGTCATCTCCAAACCTTCAAAAAAGAAGCAGTCATTGAAAAACGCTGACT TGTGCATTGCATCAGGAACAAAGGTGGCTCTGTTTAATCGACTTAGATCCCAGACAGTTAGTACCAGATACTTGCATGTAGAAGGAGGTAATTTCCATGCCAGTTCCCAGCAGTGGGGAGCATTTTACATCCATCTCT TGGATGATGATGAATCAGAAGGAGAAGAATTCACAGTGCGTGATGGCTACATCCATTATGGGCAAACGGTCAAACTTGTGTGTTCAGTTACTGGCATGGCACTCCCAAGATTG ATAATTAGGAAAGTTGATAAGCAGACTGCATTACTGGATGCAGATGATCCTGTGTCACAACTCCATAAATGTGCATTTTACCTTAAGGATACAGAAAGAATGTATTTGTGCCTTTCTCAAGAAAGAATAATCCAGTTTCAG GCCACTCCATGCCCAAAAGAACCAAATAAAGAGATGATAAATGATGGCGCTTCTTGGACAATCATTAGTACAGATAAggcagaatatacattttatgagGGAATGGGTCCTGTCCTTGCCCCCGTCACACCTGTGCCTGTCGTAGAAAGTCTTCAG TTGAATGGCGGTGGGGATGTAGCAATGCTTGAACTTACGGGACAGAATTTCACTCCAAATTTACGAGTGTGGTTTGGGGATGTAGAAGCTGAAACTATGTACAG ATGTGGAGAGAGTATGCTATGTGTTGTCCCAGACATTTCTGCATTCCGAGAAGGTTGGAGATGGGTCCGGCAGCCAGTCCAGGTTCCAGTAACTTTGGTTCGTAATGATGGAATCATTTATTCCACCAGTCTTACTTTTACCTACACACCAGAACCAGGACCACGGCCACACTGCAGTGCAGCCGGAGCAATCCTTCGAGCCAATTCAAGCCAAGTATCCCCAAATGAATCAAACACAAACAGCGAGGGAAGTTACACAAATGTCAGCACAAATTCAACCAGTGTCACATCATCTACAGCAACAGTGGTGTCCTAA